From the genome of Gorilla gorilla gorilla isolate KB3781 chromosome 4, NHGRI_mGorGor1-v2.1_pri, whole genome shotgun sequence, one region includes:
- the RAB34 gene encoding ras-related protein Rab-34 isoform X7 encodes MSHLPGLELRREAPPLLGPLLSPFPLPAGSWHRQMLRSSLRFPITNSAGRFKISKVIVVGDLSVGKTCLINRFCKDTFDKNYKATIGVDFEMERFEVLGIPFSLQLWDTAGQERFKCIASTYYRGAQAIIIVFNLNDVASLEHTKQWLADALKENDPSSVLLFLVGSKKDLSTPAQYALMEKDALQVAQEMKAEYWAVSSLTGENVREFFFRVAALTFEANVLAELEKSGARRIGDVVRINSDDSNLYLTASKKKPTCCP; translated from the exons ATGAGTCACCTCCCAGGCCTGGAGTTGAGGAGGGAAGCGCCGCCTCTCCTTGggccccttctctctccctttcccctccctgctGGTTCCTGGCATCGCCAGATGCTGCGCAGCAGTCTCCGATTCCCCATCACCAATTCGGCTGG CAGATTTAAGATCTCCAAGGTCATTGTGGTGGGGGACCTGTCGGTGGGGAAGACTTGCCTCATTAATAG GTTCTGCAAAGACACCTTTGATAAGAATTACAAGGCCACCATTGGAGTGGACTTCGAGATGGAACGATTTGAGGTGCTGGGCATCCCCTTCAGTTTGCAGCT ttgGGATACCGCTGGACAGGAGAGGTTCAAATGCATTGCGTCAACCTACTATAGAGGAGCTCAAG CCATCATCATTGTCTTCAACCTGAATGATGTGGCATCTCTGGAACATACCAA GCAGTGGCTGGCTGATGCTCTGAAGGAGAATGACCCTTCCAGTGTGCTTCTCTTCCTTGTAGGTTCCAAGAAGGATCTGAGT ACCCCTGCTCAGTATGCGCTGATGGAGAAAGACGCCCTCCAGGTGGCCCAGGAGATGAAGGCTGAGTACTGGGCAGTCTCATCTCTCACTG GTGAGAATGTCCGAGAATTCTTCTTCCGTGTGGCAGCACTGACCTTTGAGGCCAATGTGCTGGCTGAGCTGGAGAAATCGGGGGCTCGACGCATTGGGGATGTTGTCC GCATCAACAGTGATGACAGCAACCTCTACCTAACTGCCAGCAAGAAGAAGCCCACATGTTGCCCATGA
- the RAB34 gene encoding ras-related protein Rab-34 isoform X2 — MSHLPGLELRREAPPLLGPLLSPFPLPAGSWHRQMLRSSLRFPITNSAGAPCKAAGRMNILAPVRRDRVLAELPQCLRKEAALHGHKDFHPRVTCACQEHRTGTVGFKISKVIVVGDLSVGKTCLINRFCKDTFDKNYKATIGVDFEMERFEVLGIPFSLQLWDTAGQERFKCIASTYYRGAQAIIIVFNLNDVASLEHTKQWLADALKENDPSSVLLFLVGSKKDLSTPAQYALMEKDALQVAQEMKAEYWAVSSLTGENVREFFFRVAALTFEANVLAELEKSGARRIGDVVRINSDDSNLYLTASKKKPTCCP, encoded by the exons ATGAGTCACCTCCCAGGCCTGGAGTTGAGGAGGGAAGCGCCGCCTCTCCTTGggccccttctctctccctttcccctccctgctGGTTCCTGGCATCGCCAGATGCTGCGCAGCAGTCTCCGATTCCCCATCACCAATTCGGCTGG GGCGCCCTGCAAGGCCGCAGGCAGGATGAACATTCTGGCACCCGTGCGGAGGGATCGCGTCCTGGCGGAGCTGCCCCAG TGCCTGAGGAAGGAGGCCGCTTTGCACGGGCACAAAGACTTCCACCCCCGGGTCACCTGCGCCTGCCAGGAGCACCGGACAGGCACCGTGGG ATTTAAGATCTCCAAGGTCATTGTGGTGGGGGACCTGTCGGTGGGGAAGACTTGCCTCATTAATAG GTTCTGCAAAGACACCTTTGATAAGAATTACAAGGCCACCATTGGAGTGGACTTCGAGATGGAACGATTTGAGGTGCTGGGCATCCCCTTCAGTTTGCAGCT ttgGGATACCGCTGGACAGGAGAGGTTCAAATGCATTGCGTCAACCTACTATAGAGGAGCTCAAG CCATCATCATTGTCTTCAACCTGAATGATGTGGCATCTCTGGAACATACCAA GCAGTGGCTGGCTGATGCTCTGAAGGAGAATGACCCTTCCAGTGTGCTTCTCTTCCTTGTAGGTTCCAAGAAGGATCTGAGT ACCCCTGCTCAGTATGCGCTGATGGAGAAAGACGCCCTCCAGGTGGCCCAGGAGATGAAGGCTGAGTACTGGGCAGTCTCATCTCTCACTG GTGAGAATGTCCGAGAATTCTTCTTCCGTGTGGCAGCACTGACCTTTGAGGCCAATGTGCTGGCTGAGCTGGAGAAATCGGGGGCTCGACGCATTGGGGATGTTGTCC GCATCAACAGTGATGACAGCAACCTCTACCTAACTGCCAGCAAGAAGAAGCCCACATGTTGCCCATGA
- the RAB34 gene encoding ras-related protein Rab-34 isoform X1 — MSHLPGLELRREAPPLLGPLLSPFPLPAGSWHRQMLRSSLRFPITNSAGAPCKAAGRMNILAPVRRDRVLAELPQCLRKEAALHGHKDFHPRVTCACQEHRTGTVGRFKISKVIVVGDLSVGKTCLINRFCKDTFDKNYKATIGVDFEMERFEVLGIPFSLQLWDTAGQERFKCIASTYYRGAQAIIIVFNLNDVASLEHTKQWLADALKENDPSSVLLFLVGSKKDLSTPAQYALMEKDALQVAQEMKAEYWAVSSLTGENVREFFFRVAALTFEANVLAELEKSGARRIGDVVRINSDDSNLYLTASKKKPTCCP, encoded by the exons ATGAGTCACCTCCCAGGCCTGGAGTTGAGGAGGGAAGCGCCGCCTCTCCTTGggccccttctctctccctttcccctccctgctGGTTCCTGGCATCGCCAGATGCTGCGCAGCAGTCTCCGATTCCCCATCACCAATTCGGCTGG GGCGCCCTGCAAGGCCGCAGGCAGGATGAACATTCTGGCACCCGTGCGGAGGGATCGCGTCCTGGCGGAGCTGCCCCAG TGCCTGAGGAAGGAGGCCGCTTTGCACGGGCACAAAGACTTCCACCCCCGGGTCACCTGCGCCTGCCAGGAGCACCGGACAGGCACCGTGGG CAGATTTAAGATCTCCAAGGTCATTGTGGTGGGGGACCTGTCGGTGGGGAAGACTTGCCTCATTAATAG GTTCTGCAAAGACACCTTTGATAAGAATTACAAGGCCACCATTGGAGTGGACTTCGAGATGGAACGATTTGAGGTGCTGGGCATCCCCTTCAGTTTGCAGCT ttgGGATACCGCTGGACAGGAGAGGTTCAAATGCATTGCGTCAACCTACTATAGAGGAGCTCAAG CCATCATCATTGTCTTCAACCTGAATGATGTGGCATCTCTGGAACATACCAA GCAGTGGCTGGCTGATGCTCTGAAGGAGAATGACCCTTCCAGTGTGCTTCTCTTCCTTGTAGGTTCCAAGAAGGATCTGAGT ACCCCTGCTCAGTATGCGCTGATGGAGAAAGACGCCCTCCAGGTGGCCCAGGAGATGAAGGCTGAGTACTGGGCAGTCTCATCTCTCACTG GTGAGAATGTCCGAGAATTCTTCTTCCGTGTGGCAGCACTGACCTTTGAGGCCAATGTGCTGGCTGAGCTGGAGAAATCGGGGGCTCGACGCATTGGGGATGTTGTCC GCATCAACAGTGATGACAGCAACCTCTACCTAACTGCCAGCAAGAAGAAGCCCACATGTTGCCCATGA
- the RAB34 gene encoding ras-related protein Rab-34 isoform X5 → MSHLPGLELRREAPPLLGPLLSPFPLPAGSWHRQMLRSSLRFPITNSAGAPCKAAGRMNILAPVRRDRVLAELPQCLRKEAALHGHKDFHPRVTCACQEHRTGTVGFCKDTFDKNYKATIGVDFEMERFEVLGIPFSLQLWDTAGQERFKCIASTYYRGAQAIIIVFNLNDVASLEHTKQWLADALKENDPSSVLLFLVGSKKDLSTPAQYALMEKDALQVAQEMKAEYWAVSSLTGENVREFFFRVAALTFEANVLAELEKSGARRIGDVVRINSDDSNLYLTASKKKPTCCP, encoded by the exons ATGAGTCACCTCCCAGGCCTGGAGTTGAGGAGGGAAGCGCCGCCTCTCCTTGggccccttctctctccctttcccctccctgctGGTTCCTGGCATCGCCAGATGCTGCGCAGCAGTCTCCGATTCCCCATCACCAATTCGGCTGG GGCGCCCTGCAAGGCCGCAGGCAGGATGAACATTCTGGCACCCGTGCGGAGGGATCGCGTCCTGGCGGAGCTGCCCCAG TGCCTGAGGAAGGAGGCCGCTTTGCACGGGCACAAAGACTTCCACCCCCGGGTCACCTGCGCCTGCCAGGAGCACCGGACAGGCACCGTGGG GTTCTGCAAAGACACCTTTGATAAGAATTACAAGGCCACCATTGGAGTGGACTTCGAGATGGAACGATTTGAGGTGCTGGGCATCCCCTTCAGTTTGCAGCT ttgGGATACCGCTGGACAGGAGAGGTTCAAATGCATTGCGTCAACCTACTATAGAGGAGCTCAAG CCATCATCATTGTCTTCAACCTGAATGATGTGGCATCTCTGGAACATACCAA GCAGTGGCTGGCTGATGCTCTGAAGGAGAATGACCCTTCCAGTGTGCTTCTCTTCCTTGTAGGTTCCAAGAAGGATCTGAGT ACCCCTGCTCAGTATGCGCTGATGGAGAAAGACGCCCTCCAGGTGGCCCAGGAGATGAAGGCTGAGTACTGGGCAGTCTCATCTCTCACTG GTGAGAATGTCCGAGAATTCTTCTTCCGTGTGGCAGCACTGACCTTTGAGGCCAATGTGCTGGCTGAGCTGGAGAAATCGGGGGCTCGACGCATTGGGGATGTTGTCC GCATCAACAGTGATGACAGCAACCTCTACCTAACTGCCAGCAAGAAGAAGCCCACATGTTGCCCATGA
- the RAB34 gene encoding ras-related protein Rab-34 isoform X6, which translates to MSHLPGLELRREAPPLLGPLLSPFPLPAGSWHRQMLRSSLRFPITNSAGAPCKAAGRMNILAPVRRDRVLAELPQCLRKEAALHGHKDFHPRVTCACQEHRTGTVGFCKDTFDKNYKATIGVDFEMERFEVLGIPFSLQLWDTAGQERFKCIASTYYRGAQAIIIVFNLNDVASLEHTKQWLADALKENDPSSVLLFLTPAQYALMEKDALQVAQEMKAEYWAVSSLTGENVREFFFRVAALTFEANVLAELEKSGARRIGDVVRINSDDSNLYLTASKKKPTCCP; encoded by the exons ATGAGTCACCTCCCAGGCCTGGAGTTGAGGAGGGAAGCGCCGCCTCTCCTTGggccccttctctctccctttcccctccctgctGGTTCCTGGCATCGCCAGATGCTGCGCAGCAGTCTCCGATTCCCCATCACCAATTCGGCTGG GGCGCCCTGCAAGGCCGCAGGCAGGATGAACATTCTGGCACCCGTGCGGAGGGATCGCGTCCTGGCGGAGCTGCCCCAG TGCCTGAGGAAGGAGGCCGCTTTGCACGGGCACAAAGACTTCCACCCCCGGGTCACCTGCGCCTGCCAGGAGCACCGGACAGGCACCGTGGG GTTCTGCAAAGACACCTTTGATAAGAATTACAAGGCCACCATTGGAGTGGACTTCGAGATGGAACGATTTGAGGTGCTGGGCATCCCCTTCAGTTTGCAGCT ttgGGATACCGCTGGACAGGAGAGGTTCAAATGCATTGCGTCAACCTACTATAGAGGAGCTCAAG CCATCATCATTGTCTTCAACCTGAATGATGTGGCATCTCTGGAACATACCAA GCAGTGGCTGGCTGATGCTCTGAAGGAGAATGACCCTTCCAGTGTGCTTCTCTTCCTT ACCCCTGCTCAGTATGCGCTGATGGAGAAAGACGCCCTCCAGGTGGCCCAGGAGATGAAGGCTGAGTACTGGGCAGTCTCATCTCTCACTG GTGAGAATGTCCGAGAATTCTTCTTCCGTGTGGCAGCACTGACCTTTGAGGCCAATGTGCTGGCTGAGCTGGAGAAATCGGGGGCTCGACGCATTGGGGATGTTGTCC GCATCAACAGTGATGACAGCAACCTCTACCTAACTGCCAGCAAGAAGAAGCCCACATGTTGCCCATGA
- the RAB34 gene encoding ras-related protein Rab-34 isoform X3, with the protein MSHLPGLELRREAPPLLGPLLSPFPLPAGSWHRQMLRSSLRFPITNSAGAPCKAAGRMNILAPVRRDRVLAELPQCLRKEAALHGHKDFHPRVTCACQEHRTGTVGRFKISKVIVVGDLSVGKTCLINRFCKDTFDKNYKATIGVDFEMERFEVLGIPFSLQLWDTAGQERFKCIASTYYRGAQAIIIVFNLNDVASLEHTKQWLADALKENDPSSVLLFLTPAQYALMEKDALQVAQEMKAEYWAVSSLTGENVREFFFRVAALTFEANVLAELEKSGARRIGDVVRINSDDSNLYLTASKKKPTCCP; encoded by the exons ATGAGTCACCTCCCAGGCCTGGAGTTGAGGAGGGAAGCGCCGCCTCTCCTTGggccccttctctctccctttcccctccctgctGGTTCCTGGCATCGCCAGATGCTGCGCAGCAGTCTCCGATTCCCCATCACCAATTCGGCTGG GGCGCCCTGCAAGGCCGCAGGCAGGATGAACATTCTGGCACCCGTGCGGAGGGATCGCGTCCTGGCGGAGCTGCCCCAG TGCCTGAGGAAGGAGGCCGCTTTGCACGGGCACAAAGACTTCCACCCCCGGGTCACCTGCGCCTGCCAGGAGCACCGGACAGGCACCGTGGG CAGATTTAAGATCTCCAAGGTCATTGTGGTGGGGGACCTGTCGGTGGGGAAGACTTGCCTCATTAATAG GTTCTGCAAAGACACCTTTGATAAGAATTACAAGGCCACCATTGGAGTGGACTTCGAGATGGAACGATTTGAGGTGCTGGGCATCCCCTTCAGTTTGCAGCT ttgGGATACCGCTGGACAGGAGAGGTTCAAATGCATTGCGTCAACCTACTATAGAGGAGCTCAAG CCATCATCATTGTCTTCAACCTGAATGATGTGGCATCTCTGGAACATACCAA GCAGTGGCTGGCTGATGCTCTGAAGGAGAATGACCCTTCCAGTGTGCTTCTCTTCCTT ACCCCTGCTCAGTATGCGCTGATGGAGAAAGACGCCCTCCAGGTGGCCCAGGAGATGAAGGCTGAGTACTGGGCAGTCTCATCTCTCACTG GTGAGAATGTCCGAGAATTCTTCTTCCGTGTGGCAGCACTGACCTTTGAGGCCAATGTGCTGGCTGAGCTGGAGAAATCGGGGGCTCGACGCATTGGGGATGTTGTCC GCATCAACAGTGATGACAGCAACCTCTACCTAACTGCCAGCAAGAAGAAGCCCACATGTTGCCCATGA
- the RAB34 gene encoding ras-related protein Rab-34 isoform X10 has protein sequence MSHLPGLELRREAPPLLGPLLSPFPLPAGSWHRQMLRSSLRFPITNSAGAPCKAAGRMNILAPVRRDRVLAELPQCLRKEAALHGHKDFHPRVTCACQEHRTGTVGRFKISKVIVVGDLSVGKTCLINRFCKDTFDKNYKATIGVDFEMERFEVLGIPFSLQLWDTAGQERFKCIASTYYRGAQAIIIVFNLNDVASLEHTKQWLADALKENDPSSVLLFLVGSKKDLSTPAQYALMEKDALQVAQEMKTVQRLPSPRALCHPHSSRA, from the exons ATGAGTCACCTCCCAGGCCTGGAGTTGAGGAGGGAAGCGCCGCCTCTCCTTGggccccttctctctccctttcccctccctgctGGTTCCTGGCATCGCCAGATGCTGCGCAGCAGTCTCCGATTCCCCATCACCAATTCGGCTGG GGCGCCCTGCAAGGCCGCAGGCAGGATGAACATTCTGGCACCCGTGCGGAGGGATCGCGTCCTGGCGGAGCTGCCCCAG TGCCTGAGGAAGGAGGCCGCTTTGCACGGGCACAAAGACTTCCACCCCCGGGTCACCTGCGCCTGCCAGGAGCACCGGACAGGCACCGTGGG CAGATTTAAGATCTCCAAGGTCATTGTGGTGGGGGACCTGTCGGTGGGGAAGACTTGCCTCATTAATAG GTTCTGCAAAGACACCTTTGATAAGAATTACAAGGCCACCATTGGAGTGGACTTCGAGATGGAACGATTTGAGGTGCTGGGCATCCCCTTCAGTTTGCAGCT ttgGGATACCGCTGGACAGGAGAGGTTCAAATGCATTGCGTCAACCTACTATAGAGGAGCTCAAG CCATCATCATTGTCTTCAACCTGAATGATGTGGCATCTCTGGAACATACCAA GCAGTGGCTGGCTGATGCTCTGAAGGAGAATGACCCTTCCAGTGTGCTTCTCTTCCTTGTAGGTTCCAAGAAGGATCTGAGT ACCCCTGCTCAGTATGCGCTGATGGAGAAAGACGCCCTCCAGGTGGCCCAGGAGATGAAG ACTGTTCAGAGACTGCCCAGCCCTAGGGCACTGTGCCACCCTCATTCCTCCAGAGCTTGA
- the RAB34 gene encoding ras-related protein Rab-34 isoform X4, whose translation MSHLPGLELRREAPPLLGPLLSPFPLPAGSWHRQMLRSSLRFPITNSAGAPCKAAGRMNILAPVRRDRVLAELPQCLRKEAALHGHKDFHPRVTCACQEHRTGTVGFKISKVIVVGDLSVGKTCLINRFCKDTFDKNYKATIGVDFEMERFEVLGIPFSLQLWDTAGQERFKCIASTYYRGAQAIIIVFNLNDVASLEHTKQWLADALKENDPSSVLLFLTPAQYALMEKDALQVAQEMKAEYWAVSSLTGENVREFFFRVAALTFEANVLAELEKSGARRIGDVVRINSDDSNLYLTASKKKPTCCP comes from the exons ATGAGTCACCTCCCAGGCCTGGAGTTGAGGAGGGAAGCGCCGCCTCTCCTTGggccccttctctctccctttcccctccctgctGGTTCCTGGCATCGCCAGATGCTGCGCAGCAGTCTCCGATTCCCCATCACCAATTCGGCTGG GGCGCCCTGCAAGGCCGCAGGCAGGATGAACATTCTGGCACCCGTGCGGAGGGATCGCGTCCTGGCGGAGCTGCCCCAG TGCCTGAGGAAGGAGGCCGCTTTGCACGGGCACAAAGACTTCCACCCCCGGGTCACCTGCGCCTGCCAGGAGCACCGGACAGGCACCGTGGG ATTTAAGATCTCCAAGGTCATTGTGGTGGGGGACCTGTCGGTGGGGAAGACTTGCCTCATTAATAG GTTCTGCAAAGACACCTTTGATAAGAATTACAAGGCCACCATTGGAGTGGACTTCGAGATGGAACGATTTGAGGTGCTGGGCATCCCCTTCAGTTTGCAGCT ttgGGATACCGCTGGACAGGAGAGGTTCAAATGCATTGCGTCAACCTACTATAGAGGAGCTCAAG CCATCATCATTGTCTTCAACCTGAATGATGTGGCATCTCTGGAACATACCAA GCAGTGGCTGGCTGATGCTCTGAAGGAGAATGACCCTTCCAGTGTGCTTCTCTTCCTT ACCCCTGCTCAGTATGCGCTGATGGAGAAAGACGCCCTCCAGGTGGCCCAGGAGATGAAGGCTGAGTACTGGGCAGTCTCATCTCTCACTG GTGAGAATGTCCGAGAATTCTTCTTCCGTGTGGCAGCACTGACCTTTGAGGCCAATGTGCTGGCTGAGCTGGAGAAATCGGGGGCTCGACGCATTGGGGATGTTGTCC GCATCAACAGTGATGACAGCAACCTCTACCTAACTGCCAGCAAGAAGAAGCCCACATGTTGCCCATGA
- the RAB34 gene encoding ras-related protein Rab-34 isoform X8, with protein sequence MNILAPVRRDRVLAELPQCLRKEAALHGHKDFHPRVTCACQEHRTGTVGRFKISKVIVVGDLSVGKTCLINRFCKDTFDKNYKATIGVDFEMERFEVLGIPFSLQLWDTAGQERFKCIASTYYRGAQAIIIVFNLNDVASLEHTKQWLADALKENDPSSVLLFLVGSKKDLSTPAQYALMEKDALQVAQEMKAEYWAVSSLTGENVREFFFRVAALTFEANVLAELEKSGARRIGDVVRINSDDSNLYLTASKKKPTCCP encoded by the exons ATGAACATTCTGGCACCCGTGCGGAGGGATCGCGTCCTGGCGGAGCTGCCCCAG TGCCTGAGGAAGGAGGCCGCTTTGCACGGGCACAAAGACTTCCACCCCCGGGTCACCTGCGCCTGCCAGGAGCACCGGACAGGCACCGTGGG CAGATTTAAGATCTCCAAGGTCATTGTGGTGGGGGACCTGTCGGTGGGGAAGACTTGCCTCATTAATAG GTTCTGCAAAGACACCTTTGATAAGAATTACAAGGCCACCATTGGAGTGGACTTCGAGATGGAACGATTTGAGGTGCTGGGCATCCCCTTCAGTTTGCAGCT ttgGGATACCGCTGGACAGGAGAGGTTCAAATGCATTGCGTCAACCTACTATAGAGGAGCTCAAG CCATCATCATTGTCTTCAACCTGAATGATGTGGCATCTCTGGAACATACCAA GCAGTGGCTGGCTGATGCTCTGAAGGAGAATGACCCTTCCAGTGTGCTTCTCTTCCTTGTAGGTTCCAAGAAGGATCTGAGT ACCCCTGCTCAGTATGCGCTGATGGAGAAAGACGCCCTCCAGGTGGCCCAGGAGATGAAGGCTGAGTACTGGGCAGTCTCATCTCTCACTG GTGAGAATGTCCGAGAATTCTTCTTCCGTGTGGCAGCACTGACCTTTGAGGCCAATGTGCTGGCTGAGCTGGAGAAATCGGGGGCTCGACGCATTGGGGATGTTGTCC GCATCAACAGTGATGACAGCAACCTCTACCTAACTGCCAGCAAGAAGAAGCCCACATGTTGCCCATGA
- the RAB34 gene encoding ras-related protein Rab-34 isoform X9: MNILAPVRRDRVLAELPQCLRKEAALHGHKDFHPRVTCACQEHRTGTVGFKISKVIVVGDLSVGKTCLINRFCKDTFDKNYKATIGVDFEMERFEVLGIPFSLQLWDTAGQERFKCIASTYYRGAQAIIIVFNLNDVASLEHTKQWLADALKENDPSSVLLFLVGSKKDLSTPAQYALMEKDALQVAQEMKAEYWAVSSLTGENVREFFFRVAALTFEANVLAELEKSGARRIGDVVRINSDDSNLYLTASKKKPTCCP; the protein is encoded by the exons ATGAACATTCTGGCACCCGTGCGGAGGGATCGCGTCCTGGCGGAGCTGCCCCAG TGCCTGAGGAAGGAGGCCGCTTTGCACGGGCACAAAGACTTCCACCCCCGGGTCACCTGCGCCTGCCAGGAGCACCGGACAGGCACCGTGGG ATTTAAGATCTCCAAGGTCATTGTGGTGGGGGACCTGTCGGTGGGGAAGACTTGCCTCATTAATAG GTTCTGCAAAGACACCTTTGATAAGAATTACAAGGCCACCATTGGAGTGGACTTCGAGATGGAACGATTTGAGGTGCTGGGCATCCCCTTCAGTTTGCAGCT ttgGGATACCGCTGGACAGGAGAGGTTCAAATGCATTGCGTCAACCTACTATAGAGGAGCTCAAG CCATCATCATTGTCTTCAACCTGAATGATGTGGCATCTCTGGAACATACCAA GCAGTGGCTGGCTGATGCTCTGAAGGAGAATGACCCTTCCAGTGTGCTTCTCTTCCTTGTAGGTTCCAAGAAGGATCTGAGT ACCCCTGCTCAGTATGCGCTGATGGAGAAAGACGCCCTCCAGGTGGCCCAGGAGATGAAGGCTGAGTACTGGGCAGTCTCATCTCTCACTG GTGAGAATGTCCGAGAATTCTTCTTCCGTGTGGCAGCACTGACCTTTGAGGCCAATGTGCTGGCTGAGCTGGAGAAATCGGGGGCTCGACGCATTGGGGATGTTGTCC GCATCAACAGTGATGACAGCAACCTCTACCTAACTGCCAGCAAGAAGAAGCCCACATGTTGCCCATGA